ATGGCGAAGGATGCCCGTACGCTCGGATTCCTTCGCGGCCGCGTCGCCTTAGACAACCTCATCCTAACACTCCCGTGACCGTACAAACGGAACTGGTGAACGAAGCGCCCTCGAAGCTCTCGGTGGGCGCAGTCTCAAAATCTTTCCACACGCCGAAAGGCTCCGTGCACGCGCTCGACCGCGTGTCGCTGGAGGTATCGGAAGGGGAATTCGTTTGCCTCGTGGGACCGAGTGGCTGCGGAAAAAGCACGCTACTGAATATCATAGCGGGGCTGGATACCGCCGACGAAGGCGATCTGTTTTGCGATGGCAAGCCCGTCACCGGGCCGGGACGCGATCGCATGGTGATGTTTCAGGAGCACGCGCTCTTCCCCTGGCTGGACGTGCTCGACAACGTGCTCTTCGGCCTAAATCTGAAACCCGGCCTGACAAAGAACGAGCGCCGCGATGTTGCCGATTACTATTTGAAGCTGGTCGGTCTTCAGCGCTTTCGTCATTCGAATATCCACGAATTGTCAGGCGGCATGCGCCAGCGCGTTGCCCTCGCCCGCGCCTTGGCGCCCAACCCACGCGTCCTGCTGATGGACGAGCCTTTTGCCGCGCTCGATGCACTCACGCGGGAAATGCTTTACGGCGACATCCAGCGCATTTGGCAGGAGCGCAAGAAGACGATCATCTTCGTCACCCACAATGTGCGCGAGGCCGTGTGCCTTGGCGATCGGGTCGTGCTGTTTTCACCCCATCCGGGGCGCATCCAGGAGCAGTTCAAGATTGATCTGCCCAGGCCCCGCGAGATCAACAGTGTTTCCATTGCCCAACATGCCTCGGAGATCACCCGCGCCCTCAAAGGACATATGAAGCACCATGAGGAGGCCGCAGAATGAAACGCACACTTACCGCTATCAGCTTCTTTGCCCTCCTGATTGTTACGTGGGAACTGCTCGTGCGTTTCCGCGTCTGGTCTCCCTGGGTCCTTCCGTCGCCTCTCAGCGTGTGGGATTACCTGGTTGGTGCCGTCGCTGACGGCGAGCTGATCCGCTCTTCGTGGGTGACCATGAAGCGACTGTTGCTTGGCTACTTTGCGGGAATCGCCCTCGGTCTGCCAGTCGGCCTTCTCACGGCTCGCTTCAAAGTCTGCCAGGATACCATCGGGCTTCTCGCGCTTGGCTTGCAGACCCTCCCCAGCGTGTGCTGGGTGCCACTGGCATTGCTGTGGTTCGGCCAGACGGAGTCCGCGCTCTTCTTTGTCGTCGTGATGGGCACCCTCTGGTCGGTCGTGATCGCCACGGACACCGGTATCCGTTCCATCCCGCCCATCTATGCGCGCGCCGCCCGCACCATGGGTTCAAAGGGATTGCACACCTGGCTCCGCGTGATGCTACCGGCGTCGCTTCCCTTTGTCGTCAGCGGCATGAAGCAGGGCTGGGCCTTTGCCTGGCGCTCGCTGATGGCTGCTGAGATCTATGTGACAATCCTCACGGGCTTTGGCCTCGGAAATCTCCTGCACTACGGCCGCGAACTCCAGGCGATGGACCAGGTGGTTGCCGTCATGCTGATCATCGTCTTCATCGGTCTCGCCGCAGACAAGGTGATGTTTTCGCCCTGGGAGCGCTTTCTCCACCGCCGCTGGGGCACGCAGGGGAAGTAGGAAGTGGGGTGAAGCGTAGGCCAAGCCGGACGAGCTGGGACGCTTCGCGCCGCAAGGCCAAGCCGGGTAGGAACCTGGGGCGAGGCGGGAGCAAACCGAAGACGAGCCAGCACGGAAACGTCGCAAAAGAAGACAGCACCCTCAGCCTCCTCCTCAACCTCTCAACCTCTCAACCTCTCAACCTCTCCTCGACTCCGCTCAAGGCCTACGCCACGCGATCGGCTTCCGCCCTT
This portion of the Opitutaceae bacterium genome encodes:
- a CDS encoding ABC transporter ATP-binding protein; the encoded protein is MTVQTELVNEAPSKLSVGAVSKSFHTPKGSVHALDRVSLEVSEGEFVCLVGPSGCGKSTLLNIIAGLDTADEGDLFCDGKPVTGPGRDRMVMFQEHALFPWLDVLDNVLFGLNLKPGLTKNERRDVADYYLKLVGLQRFRHSNIHELSGGMRQRVALARALAPNPRVLLMDEPFAALDALTREMLYGDIQRIWQERKKTIIFVTHNVREAVCLGDRVVLFSPHPGRIQEQFKIDLPRPREINSVSIAQHASEITRALKGHMKHHEEAAE
- a CDS encoding ABC transporter permease, with the protein product MKRTLTAISFFALLIVTWELLVRFRVWSPWVLPSPLSVWDYLVGAVADGELIRSSWVTMKRLLLGYFAGIALGLPVGLLTARFKVCQDTIGLLALGLQTLPSVCWVPLALLWFGQTESALFFVVVMGTLWSVVIATDTGIRSIPPIYARAARTMGSKGLHTWLRVMLPASLPFVVSGMKQGWAFAWRSLMAAEIYVTILTGFGLGNLLHYGRELQAMDQVVAVMLIIVFIGLAADKVMFSPWERFLHRRWGTQGK